Proteins co-encoded in one Spirosoma endbachense genomic window:
- a CDS encoding dihydroorotase: MSKLLIRNARLVNEGRIVETDVRIEDGFIAQIGQGLSDAGISRVIDASGQYLLPGVIDDQVHFREPGLTHKATIHSESRAGVAGGVTSFMEMPNTVPNALTQELLADKYAIAAHTSLANYSFFMGASNNNLDEVLRTDPKTVCGIKVFMGSSTGNMLVDDEQVLDGLFRESPMLIATHCEDEATIRANTERYRMEYGDTATANLHPLIRNEEACLKSSSLAVELAKRHNARLHILHISTADELKLFTNDRPLTEKRITAEVCVHHLWFDANDYDRLGNQIKCNPAIKSPTHKEALLAALLDDRLDIIATDHAPHTWAEKQQSYWQAPSGLPLVQHPLLLMLDFVDQSKLSIETVVRKMCHAPADCFQIDRRGYIREGYWADLVLVDVNQPTTVSKQNILYQCGWSPLEGHTFGASITHTIVSGELVYAAGEFLADRAGKRMNFSR, from the coding sequence ATGAGTAAACTCTTAATTCGTAATGCCCGGCTGGTCAATGAAGGGCGTATCGTTGAAACAGACGTCCGGATTGAAGACGGATTCATCGCGCAGATCGGACAGGGATTATCTGATGCAGGAATTAGCCGGGTAATTGATGCCAGCGGGCAGTACCTGTTGCCTGGTGTTATCGATGATCAGGTGCACTTTCGCGAACCTGGACTAACCCATAAGGCCACTATTCATTCGGAGTCACGGGCGGGTGTAGCGGGCGGTGTTACCAGCTTTATGGAAATGCCTAACACCGTTCCGAATGCGCTGACGCAGGAACTATTGGCAGATAAGTATGCCATTGCAGCACATACATCGCTGGCGAACTACTCGTTTTTTATGGGCGCGTCGAACAATAACCTCGACGAAGTTTTGCGCACCGATCCTAAAACGGTTTGTGGCATAAAAGTTTTCATGGGTTCATCGACGGGTAATATGCTTGTGGATGATGAGCAGGTTCTGGACGGCTTGTTTCGAGAGAGCCCAATGCTCATTGCTACCCACTGCGAGGATGAGGCCACCATCCGTGCGAATACGGAACGTTACCGGATGGAATACGGCGATACGGCTACGGCAAATCTTCATCCGTTGATTCGTAATGAAGAAGCCTGTTTGAAATCGTCGTCGCTGGCTGTTGAACTGGCTAAGCGGCATAACGCACGGCTACACATCCTGCACATTTCGACGGCCGACGAGCTAAAACTGTTTACCAACGACCGGCCATTGACCGAAAAACGTATTACTGCTGAAGTATGCGTGCATCATCTTTGGTTCGACGCTAATGATTATGATCGCCTGGGCAATCAAATCAAGTGCAATCCGGCCATAAAATCCCCTACTCACAAAGAGGCTCTATTGGCCGCTTTGTTAGACGACCGGTTGGATATTATTGCTACTGATCATGCTCCGCACACCTGGGCCGAAAAACAGCAATCCTATTGGCAGGCGCCATCGGGTTTACCGCTGGTACAGCACCCGCTTCTGTTGATGCTCGATTTTGTGGATCAGAGTAAACTATCGATTGAAACGGTTGTGCGTAAAATGTGCCACGCTCCTGCCGACTGTTTTCAAATCGACCGACGTGGCTACATACGTGAGGGTTATTGGGCCGATCTGGTTCTTGTCGACGTAAATCAACCAACAACGGTTTCGAAGCAAAATATTCTGTACCAATGTGGCTGGTCGCCCTTGGAGGGCCATACGTTTGGTGCCAGCATAACGCATACGATCGTCTCAGGCGAACTCGTGTATGCTGCGGGTGAATTCTTGGCCGATCGGGCAGGAAAGCGGATGAACTTTAGCCGATAG
- the hemB gene encoding porphobilinogen synthase produces MNLIRRPRRSRQSAAIRDMVQETRLSVTDFILPVFIMEGQNVRSEVASMPGIHRFSLDLLLDEIQECVDLGIKTFDLFPNLPESKKDKYATESYNPDGLYLQAIRAIKDRFPDVMVMTDVAMDPYSSDGHDGIVENGKILNDPTLEVLGKMALAQAQAGANIVGPSDMMDGRVGYLRQVLDEGGFHEVAIMSYSAKYASAFYGPFRDALDSAPKFGDKKTYQMNPANSREALIEAQLDFAEGADFLMVKPALAYLDIIKLLNDNFHLPIAAYNVSGEYAMIKAAAQNGWLDGERAMMEALMSIKRAGASVILTYFAKEAARLL; encoded by the coding sequence ATGAATTTAATACGTCGTCCGCGTCGGAGCCGTCAATCCGCTGCTATTCGTGACATGGTCCAGGAAACACGCCTGTCTGTCACCGATTTTATTCTGCCTGTTTTTATTATGGAAGGGCAGAATGTTCGTTCCGAAGTGGCTTCTATGCCAGGAATACATCGCTTTTCGCTCGATCTGTTGCTTGATGAAATACAGGAGTGTGTTGATTTAGGCATTAAAACATTTGATCTGTTTCCCAATCTGCCCGAGTCGAAAAAGGATAAGTATGCTACCGAAAGCTATAATCCGGATGGGCTCTACCTTCAGGCCATTCGTGCCATTAAAGATCGATTTCCTGACGTGATGGTTATGACCGACGTGGCCATGGACCCCTATAGTTCAGATGGACACGATGGTATTGTTGAAAACGGCAAAATCCTGAACGATCCAACACTTGAGGTATTGGGCAAAATGGCCCTGGCGCAGGCACAGGCCGGAGCCAATATTGTCGGCCCTTCAGACATGATGGATGGGCGGGTAGGCTATTTGCGTCAGGTGCTTGATGAAGGCGGTTTCCATGAAGTAGCTATCATGTCGTACTCGGCCAAATATGCCAGTGCTTTCTATGGCCCTTTTCGGGATGCACTGGATTCCGCTCCGAAGTTTGGTGATAAAAAAACCTATCAGATGAACCCCGCCAATAGTCGCGAAGCCCTTATTGAAGCGCAGCTTGATTTTGCGGAAGGGGCCGATTTTCTGATGGTAAAACCCGCACTGGCCTATCTGGACATTATTAAGCTGTTGAACGATAATTTTCATTTGCCAATTGCGGCCTACAACGTCAGTGGCGAATACGCTATGATTAAGGCCGCTGCCCAGAATGGCTGGCTCGACGGTGAACGGGCCATGATGGAGGCTCTCATGTCTATCAAACGGGCCGGTGCTAGTGTAATTTTAACGTATTTTGCGAAAGAAGCTGCCCGTCTTTTATGA
- a CDS encoding response regulator transcription factor, whose amino-acid sequence MPTILLVEDDPNLGQLVQEYLIMKGYPTDRVTDGNQGLQKFMAGTYDLCIFDVMMPKKDGFTLAKEVRMAQREVPIIFLTAKSMQEDTIQGFKVGADDYVTKPFSMEELLLRIQAILRRYQRLTDATEPTTYKIGSFSFDYPHQLLSRTAESENELQPQKLTSKESELLKLLAQNLNQPVSRSFALKMVWGDDSYFNARSMDVYVTKLRKYLKDDTSVQLVNVHGEGFKLIA is encoded by the coding sequence ATGCCGACCATACTTCTCGTTGAAGACGATCCGAATCTGGGCCAGCTGGTGCAGGAATACCTGATCATGAAAGGTTACCCTACCGACCGTGTTACCGATGGTAATCAGGGCCTGCAAAAATTCATGGCTGGCACCTATGACTTATGTATTTTCGATGTGATGATGCCTAAGAAAGACGGTTTCACGCTCGCTAAGGAAGTTCGGATGGCTCAACGGGAAGTGCCTATCATTTTCCTGACAGCCAAATCAATGCAGGAAGATACCATTCAGGGGTTCAAGGTCGGTGCCGACGACTATGTGACAAAACCTTTCAGTATGGAGGAACTGTTACTCCGCATACAGGCGATCCTTCGCCGATACCAGCGTTTGACCGACGCTACCGAGCCGACGACTTATAAAATCGGATCGTTTTCGTTTGATTATCCACATCAGTTATTGAGTCGGACGGCGGAGAGCGAAAATGAATTACAGCCGCAGAAACTAACCAGCAAGGAATCTGAGTTATTAAAATTGCTGGCACAGAACCTGAATCAGCCCGTCAGCCGTAGCTTTGCGTTGAAAATGGTCTGGGGCGATGATTCTTACTTCAACGCCCGCAGCATGGACGTGTATGTGACGAAGCTCCGTAAGTATCTCAAAGATGATACAAGTGTTCAGCTCGTTAATGTACACGGCGAAGGGTTTAAACTGATTGCTTAA
- a CDS encoding sensor histidine kinase has product MSTQRIRWIVALMAVGLLGLVGLQWYWISSALHLQKEQFDYKVTDALQEVVRTLERQEIWYLTKQRIQAREHQDRLMAIAKKEGKTPVKEAAVAKKTPDLTQNKVASNPNRAVNPQPDPQRIPYGMAPAGAVVVQSDVLHPVAHPLSAEQMAVVEEFFRQQDELMAVGDWQTQLAQQQQFNQWVDQILVNELNQINGQVATARKQDSLARIKAVRNRLRQAAQQRKLQKAAQKDSAQTDLAVSRPASFTPHKAGEQSNMIKDVLKGLLLSDRPIEDRINRLALDTLLHQSLQERGISIPFAFGVRTKSQPAFLFTSLGMNPQQFREGGYKAALFPNNMLETGNYVYIYFPTQKEFILSQLWFTFSASAVLILVILACFYIAISTIVRQKKLADIKNDFINNMTHEFKTPISTISLAVEMAQEQVRHPQMTMGAGADDSSVNERLSRYMGIIRDETRRLGSHVEKVLQMALLDRGEIKLKLSSVNVHDVIEKVLNNMSLQIEQREGELDLQFDADREVIEADEVHVTNILYNLLDNALKYSPESPHIALITRSLPEGVSITVADHGLGMTKDQVSRIFEKFYRVPTGNRHDVKGFGLGLSYVKKMIDEHHGQIHVESELGKGSSFEVILPYKQEV; this is encoded by the coding sequence ATGTCGACACAACGCATACGATGGATTGTTGCACTGATGGCAGTAGGATTGCTGGGCCTCGTTGGTCTGCAATGGTACTGGATTAGCAGTGCGCTGCATTTGCAGAAAGAACAGTTCGACTATAAAGTTACCGATGCTTTGCAGGAAGTCGTTCGAACACTCGAACGGCAGGAGATCTGGTACCTGACCAAACAGCGTATTCAGGCCCGCGAGCATCAGGACCGCCTGATGGCTATTGCCAAAAAAGAAGGAAAAACGCCGGTTAAAGAGGCCGCTGTTGCGAAAAAGACACCTGATCTAACGCAGAACAAAGTCGCTTCTAACCCCAACAGGGCCGTAAATCCTCAGCCCGACCCGCAGCGGATACCGTATGGAATGGCACCGGCTGGGGCAGTGGTTGTTCAGTCGGATGTTTTGCACCCGGTTGCGCACCCGCTTTCGGCTGAGCAGATGGCGGTTGTGGAAGAGTTTTTTCGGCAGCAGGACGAATTGATGGCGGTTGGTGACTGGCAGACACAATTGGCTCAACAGCAGCAGTTTAACCAATGGGTCGATCAGATACTGGTTAATGAGCTGAATCAGATTAACGGACAGGTCGCAACGGCACGAAAACAGGATTCCCTGGCCCGGATAAAAGCGGTCAGAAACCGACTCCGACAGGCCGCTCAGCAACGAAAATTACAGAAGGCCGCTCAAAAGGATTCTGCACAGACAGATTTAGCGGTAAGTCGCCCGGCCAGTTTCACTCCCCACAAAGCCGGAGAGCAGTCGAATATGATCAAAGATGTGCTCAAAGGGCTGCTGCTCTCCGATCGTCCTATTGAGGATCGGATTAACCGACTGGCTCTCGATACATTATTGCATCAATCATTACAGGAGCGGGGTATCAGCATTCCGTTCGCCTTTGGTGTTCGCACAAAATCGCAGCCTGCTTTTCTGTTCACATCGCTGGGAATGAATCCTCAGCAATTCAGAGAGGGAGGTTATAAGGCGGCCTTGTTTCCCAACAACATGCTCGAAACGGGCAACTACGTCTATATTTATTTCCCTACACAGAAAGAGTTTATTCTGAGTCAGTTATGGTTTACATTCAGCGCATCAGCCGTGCTGATTCTGGTAATCCTGGCTTGTTTTTATATCGCCATCAGTACCATTGTTCGACAGAAGAAACTGGCCGATATCAAAAATGACTTCATCAATAACATGACCCACGAGTTTAAAACGCCAATTTCGACCATCTCCTTGGCCGTTGAAATGGCGCAGGAACAGGTGCGTCATCCGCAAATGACAATGGGCGCGGGTGCGGATGATTCGTCCGTAAATGAACGACTTTCGCGCTACATGGGCATTATCCGTGATGAAACCCGGCGACTGGGTTCTCACGTCGAGAAAGTACTGCAAATGGCCTTGCTGGATCGGGGCGAGATAAAACTAAAATTGTCTTCGGTCAACGTGCATGATGTGATCGAGAAAGTACTGAATAACATGAGTTTGCAGATTGAGCAGCGCGAAGGTGAGCTTGATTTGCAGTTCGATGCCGATCGGGAGGTCATTGAGGCTGATGAGGTTCACGTAACCAACATTCTGTATAACCTGCTGGATAATGCGCTTAAATACTCGCCCGAAAGTCCGCACATCGCGCTCATTACACGTAGCCTGCCCGAAGGCGTAAGCATTACGGTGGCCGATCATGGATTAGGGATGACGAAAGATCAGGTAAGTCGGATTTTTGAAAAATTTTATCGGGTTCCAACCGGCAATCGTCACGATGTAAAGGGCTTTGGCCTTGGGTTGAGTTACGTAAAAAAAATGATTGATGAGCACCACGGCCAGATTCATGTTGAGAGTGAATTAGGCAAAGGCAGCTCGTTTGAAGTGATTTTACCATATAAACAAGAGGTATGA
- a CDS encoding T9SS type A sorting domain-containing protein, protein MKKTVILLRRFVPALFIIGSVSGIATAQKAGSSTKNDEVNVRIIERNGDEVRETERTYHVNGLTDPERDRLVMKLVDSLKTARKDKGGKRQMTIIVEDNDGDRIVKRERITPRIKRAPNDIYVQRGKIPRLQNDQWGKDGQTWRYEFRRGADSLADRLNRFKMQIPRDWDQQLVRPFEDWSRNFTSKPSTIRGLDAYPNNPDRGQLNVRFTAPAKGDVSIIVTNPKGKEVARREIKDFSGEFVGQIDLGKNTQGAYFITVTQNEDGAVKRIVIDTN, encoded by the coding sequence ATGAAAAAAACAGTAATTCTGCTACGACGGTTCGTTCCGGCCCTGTTCATTATTGGCAGTGTGAGTGGAATCGCTACCGCTCAGAAAGCTGGTTCGTCGACTAAGAACGATGAAGTTAACGTTCGGATTATCGAACGGAACGGCGATGAGGTCCGCGAAACGGAACGAACGTATCATGTTAATGGCCTGACTGACCCAGAACGTGACCGCCTGGTTATGAAACTGGTAGACTCCCTTAAAACCGCACGGAAAGATAAGGGGGGCAAACGCCAGATGACGATTATTGTCGAAGATAACGACGGCGATCGGATTGTGAAGCGGGAACGCATTACGCCCCGTATAAAGCGTGCTCCGAACGACATTTATGTACAACGGGGTAAAATCCCTCGTTTACAGAATGATCAATGGGGCAAAGATGGCCAAACCTGGCGTTATGAGTTCCGCCGGGGTGCCGACTCACTGGCTGATCGGCTCAATCGGTTCAAGATGCAAATACCCCGCGATTGGGATCAGCAACTCGTTCGTCCTTTCGAAGACTGGTCACGTAATTTTACGAGCAAACCATCGACGATTCGCGGTCTGGACGCTTATCCAAACAACCCCGATCGTGGTCAGCTGAATGTTCGTTTCACCGCTCCGGCCAAAGGTGATGTAAGCATCATCGTTACGAACCCAAAAGGCAAAGAAGTAGCCAGACGTGAGATAAAAGATTTCTCCGGCGAATTTGTTGGCCAGATCGATTTAGGCAAGAATACACAAGGCGCTTATTTCATTACCGTTACCCAAAATGAAGACGGCGCGGTAAAACGAATTGTGATCGATACGAACTAA
- a CDS encoding rhodanese-like domain-containing protein: protein MKQVWIFLCAVLTTSLTGSAQTTSKAYKTMLEAMYKKTVPLINVAELKKMPEAVLLDTRSKAEFDVSHLPNAHWVGYDDFDLKRVQAIPKATTVVVYCSVGYRSERVGEKLLAAGYQHVNNLYGSLFEWVNQGNPVVDNQGKPTQRVHAYSRLWGVWLNRGEKVYE, encoded by the coding sequence ATGAAGCAAGTGTGGATTTTCTTGTGCGCGGTCTTAACGACATCCCTGACGGGTTCGGCGCAGACTACCAGTAAAGCGTATAAGACGATGCTCGAAGCGATGTATAAAAAAACAGTTCCCTTAATCAATGTGGCAGAACTGAAAAAAATGCCCGAAGCGGTTTTGTTAGATACCCGAAGTAAAGCCGAATTTGATGTGAGCCACTTGCCAAACGCACATTGGGTTGGCTATGATGACTTTGACTTGAAGCGGGTTCAGGCTATTCCTAAAGCAACAACTGTGGTAGTGTACTGTTCGGTTGGCTACCGGAGCGAACGAGTAGGAGAGAAATTATTGGCGGCCGGTTATCAGCATGTAAATAACCTGTATGGTAGCCTGTTCGAATGGGTTAATCAAGGTAACCCGGTTGTAGATAATCAGGGAAAACCAACTCAGCGTGTTCATGCCTATTCACGACTGTGGGGTGTCTGGCTGAACCGCGGAGAAAAAGTATACGAGTAA
- a CDS encoding glycoside hydrolase family 3 N-terminal domain-containing protein, whose protein sequence is MRNNIVRPILLVGLLSVSLLTAFGLTKPGRNLWTRLTPSSHSHKAKPKRVVAPVLRVYPHARPVEVFTMSDSGQHWVDSVFQTLTAEQKIGQFFMVATFSNRHDNHYQYIEHLIQTNHIGGLIFFQGGPYRQAVLTNRYQALSKVPLLIGIDGEWGLGMRLDSAMDFPKQMALGAIRNNELIYRMGAEIGRQCQRLGIHINFAPVSDINSNPANPVIGVRSFGESKENVALKASAYMRGLQQTHVIATAKHFPGHGDTNADSHHTLPTVSRSSEQMREIDLYPFRKLIADSLMGVVTGHLHVPVMDNTPALAATLSEKIVTELLKKELGFRGLVFTDALNMGGISRSPKAMDVNLRALMAGNDILLYPENVREATQNILNAVQQGIISQEFLDEKVKKILRAKFWAGLSKYKPINLAGLSSELNSPEAQLLKQELCEQSVTVATNRDNLLPIGRLDTVRLASIAIGADVDNPFQKTLNQYAPFQTLVYPNKLVTETELNDALAQVSTANTVVVSFHKMSESAYRKFGITKTSLDLVTRLKQRGAKVIVTVFGSPYSLTQFSDADGLVCAYQEMEEMQRVVPQILFGGLGSRGMLPISTGDLKVGLGETVNPEGRLSAGSPESVGMKSTTLAKIDAIAQNAVRNHVVPGCEILVARKGKVVYSKNFGALTYSAGAEKVTDETLYDLASLTKVLATLQSVMVLYDRKQIDLSQKASFYLPELKGSNKQNIVIQDLLWHQSGMVSYYPTTWDRTRTPGGGLKAEYYSATRDTLHTLQIAPTLWATPALKDSVWKWVIQSPMSRKVDESGKPAYVYSDLNFLTLQKIVERVSKQPLDVFVTENVYKPLGLHQLGFTPLQRLKNPHCAPTEQDTYYRNQLLVGTVHDQMAAVQGGISGHAGLFGNAHDIATLLQMNLQKGMYGTERIFQPMTVPYFTQTLSNRSHRALGWDKPNAESTSSVYLAEQASPRSFGHTGFTGNVVWVDPDEELIFVFLSNRIYPTAGNNSINTTKLRRHIHELIYSAVQ, encoded by the coding sequence ATGCGGAACAATATTGTACGACCGATCCTGCTCGTCGGTCTGCTGTCCGTCAGTTTATTGACTGCGTTTGGCTTAACGAAGCCAGGACGTAATTTATGGACTCGGCTTACACCGTCGTCACATTCTCATAAGGCGAAACCCAAACGGGTGGTCGCGCCGGTTTTGCGTGTGTATCCTCATGCCCGGCCAGTTGAGGTGTTTACCATGTCGGATAGTGGCCAGCATTGGGTCGATAGCGTTTTCCAGACGCTAACTGCCGAACAAAAAATCGGGCAGTTTTTTATGGTGGCTACCTTCTCGAACCGCCATGATAACCACTACCAGTACATCGAACACCTCATTCAGACGAACCATATTGGTGGCTTAATTTTCTTTCAGGGCGGCCCTTATCGGCAGGCTGTTCTGACAAACCGCTATCAGGCCCTATCAAAAGTCCCACTCCTCATCGGAATTGATGGCGAATGGGGACTTGGCATGCGGTTAGACAGCGCCATGGATTTTCCGAAGCAGATGGCGCTCGGAGCGATTCGAAACAATGAATTGATTTACCGCATGGGAGCCGAAATTGGCCGACAATGCCAGCGGTTAGGTATTCATATCAACTTCGCTCCGGTATCCGACATTAACAGCAATCCGGCAAACCCGGTTATTGGTGTTCGTTCGTTTGGGGAGTCGAAAGAAAATGTAGCCTTGAAGGCATCGGCCTATATGCGTGGGTTACAACAAACCCACGTTATTGCCACAGCCAAGCACTTTCCCGGCCACGGCGACACAAATGCCGATTCGCACCACACGCTCCCGACCGTTAGCCGCTCATCAGAGCAGATGCGCGAGATTGACTTATATCCGTTCAGGAAACTCATTGCGGATAGCCTGATGGGCGTTGTAACGGGCCATCTGCACGTGCCGGTAATGGACAACACACCTGCCCTGGCCGCTACATTATCAGAAAAAATCGTAACGGAATTACTGAAGAAAGAACTCGGTTTCCGGGGGCTGGTTTTTACGGATGCGCTGAATATGGGGGGTATTAGCCGTTCGCCCAAGGCGATGGACGTTAATTTGCGGGCATTAATGGCCGGAAATGATATTCTGCTCTATCCGGAAAATGTTCGTGAGGCTACCCAGAATATCCTGAATGCCGTTCAGCAAGGCATTATCTCCCAGGAATTCCTCGATGAAAAGGTTAAGAAAATTCTCCGGGCCAAGTTTTGGGCAGGATTGAGCAAATATAAGCCTATCAATCTGGCCGGTTTATCATCCGAGTTGAATTCGCCCGAGGCCCAGCTGCTGAAACAGGAACTCTGCGAACAATCGGTTACAGTAGCCACAAATCGTGATAATCTGCTGCCGATCGGACGCTTAGATACCGTACGACTGGCATCGATAGCGATTGGTGCCGATGTTGATAACCCGTTTCAGAAAACACTAAATCAGTATGCTCCTTTCCAGACGCTGGTTTATCCGAATAAACTTGTTACGGAAACGGAACTGAATGACGCACTGGCTCAGGTCAGTACGGCTAATACGGTTGTTGTAAGTTTCCATAAAATGAGTGAGTCGGCTTATCGGAAATTTGGCATTACCAAAACTTCCCTCGACTTAGTAACCCGGCTGAAACAACGCGGGGCTAAAGTAATCGTTACGGTCTTTGGCTCTCCGTATAGCCTTACTCAGTTTTCCGACGCCGACGGTTTAGTCTGTGCTTATCAGGAAATGGAAGAGATGCAGCGCGTTGTGCCACAGATTTTATTTGGCGGCTTAGGCTCGCGCGGGATGCTACCCATCTCGACTGGCGATCTGAAAGTGGGGCTTGGCGAAACCGTGAACCCCGAAGGTCGACTCTCTGCCGGTTCGCCAGAGAGCGTTGGCATGAAATCAACCACACTGGCCAAGATTGATGCTATTGCCCAAAACGCCGTTCGTAACCATGTCGTGCCAGGTTGTGAAATTCTGGTAGCCCGAAAAGGAAAAGTTGTGTACAGCAAGAACTTTGGCGCATTAACCTACAGTGCCGGTGCCGAAAAAGTTACAGACGAAACCTTGTACGATCTGGCATCGCTGACCAAAGTGCTGGCTACTCTTCAAAGTGTAATGGTTCTTTACGACCGAAAACAAATTGATTTGAGCCAAAAGGCATCGTTCTACCTGCCCGAACTGAAAGGGTCCAACAAACAGAATATTGTCATACAGGATTTGCTCTGGCACCAGTCGGGCATGGTATCCTATTACCCGACAACCTGGGACCGAACACGGACACCGGGAGGTGGTCTGAAAGCCGAGTATTACAGTGCAACACGTGATACGCTGCATACGCTCCAAATAGCCCCAACCCTTTGGGCCACACCTGCCTTAAAAGATTCAGTCTGGAAATGGGTGATTCAGTCACCAATGTCTCGTAAGGTAGATGAATCAGGAAAGCCTGCTTACGTATACAGCGATCTGAATTTTCTGACGCTACAAAAAATTGTGGAGCGGGTTAGTAAACAACCCCTCGATGTGTTTGTGACGGAGAACGTTTATAAACCACTCGGGCTGCATCAGCTTGGTTTTACTCCGCTTCAACGGCTGAAAAATCCTCATTGTGCGCCGACTGAACAGGACACCTATTATCGAAATCAGTTACTGGTTGGTACGGTACACGATCAGATGGCAGCTGTTCAGGGGGGCATTTCGGGCCATGCCGGACTATTCGGGAACGCACATGATATTGCCACCCTGCTCCAGATGAACCTGCAGAAGGGCATGTATGGTACTGAGCGCATTTTTCAACCGATGACAGTTCCTTACTTCACTCAAACGTTAAGCAATCGTAGCCATCGGGCATTAGGCTGGGATAAACCCAATGCAGAAAGTACGAGCAGCGTTTATCTGGCCGAACAAGCCTCTCCCCGATCTTTTGGACACACTGGTTTTACGGGCAATGTTGTTTGGGTAGACCCTGATGAAGAACTGATTTTCGTTTTTCTCTCAAATCGGATTTATCCTACTGCTGGCAATAATTCGATTAATACGACTAAGCTGCGTCGGCATATTCATGAATTGATTTACAGTGCTGTACAGTAA